From the Cohaesibacter sp. ES.047 genome, one window contains:
- a CDS encoding GntR family transcriptional regulator gives MESDTDQNTENFLVTEAEVASTAPQTAHERIYQSLRERLLFGGFLPGKAVTLRGLAEDLDVSPMPVREAVRRLIAEGALESHGNRRVSIPAMTAKRYQEINLTRSLLEPELAEMALPHIETAHIEQLVEIDLAIDVCLENGDIEGYMRGNHAFHFALYDAARSNVIARLVESVWMQFGPFMRLIYGRHGTANLIDQHKQAIEALRHRDAASLRMAIHEDIHQGMLFIGDDI, from the coding sequence GTGGAATCAGACACGGACCAGAACACTGAAAATTTCCTTGTTACCGAGGCCGAGGTGGCATCCACTGCGCCGCAGACTGCGCATGAGAGGATCTATCAGTCGCTGCGCGAACGGCTCCTTTTCGGCGGTTTTCTTCCGGGCAAGGCGGTGACCTTGCGGGGTCTTGCGGAGGATCTTGACGTCAGCCCGATGCCCGTTCGCGAAGCCGTGCGTCGCCTGATCGCGGAAGGCGCGCTGGAAAGCCATGGCAATCGACGGGTGTCAATTCCCGCCATGACCGCCAAGCGCTATCAGGAAATCAATCTCACCCGCTCTCTTCTAGAGCCGGAACTGGCCGAAATGGCGCTTCCCCATATCGAAACCGCGCATATCGAGCAGCTCGTCGAGATTGATCTGGCCATTGATGTCTGTTTGGAAAATGGCGATATTGAAGGCTATATGCGCGGCAATCATGCTTTTCATTTTGCGCTCTATGATGCCGCCAGATCCAATGTCATCGCCCGGCTGGTCGAAAGCGTGTGGATGCAGTTTGGCCCCTTCATGCGCCTCATTTATGGCCGGCATGGCACCGCAAACCTCATTGATCAGCACAAACAAGCCATCGAGGCGCTGCGCCACCGCGATGCGGCTTCCTTGCGCATGGCAATCCACGAGGATATTCATCAAGGCATGCTCTTTATAGGTGATGATATCTGA
- a CDS encoding glutamine synthetase family protein: protein MPDPKDTDSPFSNVTLKGGRGRSYHVPQTSEDVHEWMRQRGIDEVECVVPDIVGIARGKAMPASKFSGLSPTYLPSSIFFQTITGNYIEMEDRQDFMMERDIQLVPDLSTLRAVPWANDPTMQVIHDLYDLDGNLVELAPRNVLRRVMGGFETMGWKPVVAPELEFYLTKRNTDPDYPLEPPVGRSGRQSVGRQAYSIAAVDEYDRVIEDIYDFADAQGLEIDTVIQEGGAGQLEINLIHGDPVDLADQIFVFKRLIREAAFRHDCYATFMAKPMDNEPGSAMHIHQSLVDAKTGRNVFSNEDGTASELFYEFLGGQQKYLPDAMSIFAPYVNSYRRLLAGDSAPINLEWSIDNRSVGLRIPNSGPEARRIENRLVGADTNPYLAIAASLACGLLGIMNKDKPKPQLQHHAHHMPFSLPRSVHHSLGRLEKNTQLHDLLGPDFVNVYSKIKLDESEEFNQVISPWEREHLLLTV from the coding sequence ATGCCAGATCCCAAAGACACAGACAGCCCCTTTTCCAATGTGACCCTGAAAGGGGGACGCGGACGCAGTTATCATGTGCCCCAGACCTCGGAAGACGTCCACGAATGGATGCGCCAGCGCGGTATCGACGAGGTTGAATGCGTGGTGCCCGACATCGTCGGTATTGCACGCGGCAAGGCCATGCCCGCCTCCAAATTCTCCGGCCTGTCTCCGACCTACCTGCCCTCCTCGATCTTTTTCCAGACCATCACCGGCAATTATATCGAGATGGAAGACCGGCAGGATTTCATGATGGAGCGGGACATTCAGCTCGTCCCCGACCTTTCCACCTTGCGCGCGGTCCCTTGGGCGAACGACCCGACGATGCAGGTCATCCACGATCTTTATGATCTGGATGGCAATCTGGTGGAGCTTGCCCCGCGCAACGTTTTGCGGCGGGTTATGGGCGGGTTCGAGACCATGGGCTGGAAGCCTGTTGTCGCACCTGAACTTGAATTCTATCTGACCAAGCGCAACACCGACCCGGACTATCCGCTGGAGCCGCCGGTTGGCCGCTCCGGGCGCCAGTCTGTCGGACGTCAGGCCTATTCCATCGCCGCCGTTGATGAATATGACCGCGTCATCGAGGACATTTATGATTTTGCCGACGCGCAGGGGCTGGAGATCGATACGGTCATTCAGGAAGGCGGTGCTGGGCAGCTTGAGATCAACCTCATTCATGGCGATCCGGTCGATCTTGCCGACCAGATCTTTGTCTTCAAGCGGTTGATCCGCGAGGCCGCGTTCCGGCACGACTGCTATGCAACCTTCATGGCCAAGCCGATGGATAACGAACCGGGCAGCGCGATGCATATTCACCAGAGCCTGGTGGATGCGAAAACCGGAAGGAATGTCTTTTCCAACGAAGATGGCACGGCAAGTGAGCTGTTTTATGAGTTCCTTGGCGGGCAGCAGAAATATCTGCCGGATGCCATGAGCATTTTCGCCCCTTATGTGAACAGCTACCGGCGTCTTCTGGCCGGGGATTCGGCTCCGATCAACCTTGAATGGTCAATCGACAACCGCTCGGTGGGGCTTCGCATTCCCAATTCAGGACCGGAGGCCCGCAGGATCGAGAACCGCCTTGTGGGGGCAGATACCAATCCCTATCTCGCGATTGCGGCCAGCCTTGCCTGTGGCCTGCTCGGTATCATGAACAAGGACAAGCCCAAGCCGCAATTGCAACACCATGCCCACCACATGCCCTTCAGCCTGCCGCGCTCGGTGCATCATTCGCTGGGGCGGCTTGAAAAGAACACGCAGCTGCACGATCTGCTTGGACCAGATTTCGTCAACGTCTATTCGAAGATCAAGCTCGATGAATCAGAGGAATTCAATCAGGTCATCAGTCCCTGGGAGCGCGAGCACCTGCTGCTGACCGTGTGA
- a CDS encoding aspartate aminotransferase family protein produces the protein MTFMANLPPTAELQQKDAAHHLHPFTDTAELNAKGARVITRADGVYLHDSDGKKYLDGMAGLWCVNVGYGRNEIMEAAMRQMQQLPYYNTFFQTTHPPVIALSEKLTSLAPPHINHVFFAGSGSEANDTVFRMVRHYWATLGKPEKQVIIGRKNGYHGSTVAATSLGGMTAMHKQGGLPIPGVTHIDQPYWYGEGGDMDPDEFGLMRARQLEAEIDRIGEDKVAAFIAEPIQGAGGVVIPPESYWPEIQRICDERDILLVADEVICGFGRTGKWFGSDTYGIKPDLMTIAKGLSSGYLPIAGVLVSDRVAEGLAEGGEFYHGYTYSGHPVACAAALTNLEILEGEGIVEGVHDRAAPYLAEKWSQLGDHPLIGEARSKGLVAALELTPDKAARAPFAAAKGTAGLICREHCFNSGLVMRHVGDTMIISPPLVISNSEIDELVTKAEQALDLALAELKARDLLK, from the coding sequence ATGACTTTCATGGCCAATCTGCCGCCGACCGCAGAGCTGCAGCAAAAGGATGCGGCCCATCACCTGCATCCCTTCACGGATACCGCCGAACTCAATGCCAAGGGTGCCCGCGTCATCACGCGGGCCGACGGGGTCTATCTGCATGATAGCGACGGCAAGAAGTATCTGGACGGCATGGCTGGCCTGTGGTGCGTCAATGTCGGCTATGGCCGCAACGAGATCATGGAAGCGGCAATGCGGCAAATGCAGCAGCTGCCCTACTACAACACCTTCTTCCAGACCACCCATCCGCCTGTCATCGCGCTGTCGGAAAAACTCACCTCGCTCGCCCCGCCGCATATCAATCATGTCTTCTTTGCCGGGTCCGGCTCTGAGGCCAATGACACCGTGTTTCGCATGGTGCGGCACTATTGGGCGACGCTCGGCAAACCGGAAAAGCAGGTCATCATCGGCCGCAAGAACGGCTATCACGGCTCGACCGTGGCTGCGACCTCTCTTGGCGGCATGACGGCAATGCACAAGCAGGGCGGTCTACCGATCCCCGGCGTCACCCATATCGACCAGCCCTACTGGTATGGCGAAGGAGGCGACATGGATCCGGACGAATTCGGCCTGATGCGCGCACGCCAGCTTGAGGCGGAGATCGACCGCATCGGCGAAGACAAGGTTGCCGCCTTCATTGCCGAGCCCATTCAGGGTGCAGGCGGTGTGGTGATCCCGCCCGAGAGCTACTGGCCGGAAATCCAGCGCATTTGCGACGAACGGGACATTCTGTTGGTGGCCGATGAGGTCATTTGCGGCTTTGGCCGAACGGGGAAATGGTTTGGCAGCGACACTTACGGGATCAAGCCTGATCTGATGACCATCGCCAAGGGGCTATCGTCCGGCTACCTGCCGATTGCCGGAGTTCTTGTCTCGGACCGGGTTGCCGAAGGGCTGGCCGAAGGCGGCGAGTTCTATCACGGCTATACCTATTCGGGCCATCCGGTGGCTTGCGCCGCAGCGCTGACCAATCTGGAAATCCTTGAGGGTGAGGGGATTGTTGAAGGTGTACACGACCGAGCTGCGCCCTATCTTGCGGAGAAATGGAGCCAGCTGGGGGATCATCCTCTGATCGGTGAGGCCCGCTCCAAGGGACTGGTGGCGGCTCTCGAACTGACACCGGACAAGGCGGCACGGGCCCCGTTCGCCGCCGCCAAGGGAACTGCCGGGCTGATCTGCCGCGAGCATTGTTTCAACAGCGGGCTGGTGATGCGCCACGTGGGCGACACCATGATCATCTCGCCGCCCCTCGTCATCAGCAACAGCGAGATCGACGAATTGGTGACCAAGGCTGAACAGGCGCTCGATCTTGCGCTAGCGGAGCTCAAGGCCCGCGATCTTTTAAAGTAG
- a CDS encoding FAD-binding oxidoreductase produces the protein MSLSSPKGGFLHSNDKQGTYPDSYYAATATPHAVLPSLEGDQSCDICIVGGGYAGLSSALHLAQKGYKVIVLEAHRVGWGASGRNGGQVCTGQRLDQDALESMVGKDEARALWDISVDGIQMVRDLIETHNIDCDFKPGTLHVDHKPHYAQESRAYVDKLHAKYGYDRIRYVDQAEAREMVGSNAYYGGMLDDLSGHLHPLNYALGLSTAAQEAGAVIYENSEVASVKRGAKVTVQCARGSVTADHLILACNGYIENLMPKVAARVMPMNNYIIATEPLSEELARELIRDDVGVADSKFVVNYYRLSQDRRLLFGGGETYSFKFPQDIKSFVRQPMLDIYPQLRDVRIDYGWGGTLGITVNRMPYFSKINKNIVNASGFSGHGLAIATIAGQILADLIDGQASRFDTMEHVPTYPFPGGRHMRHALLVMAMLYYKMRDRIGTPARP, from the coding sequence ATGAGTCTGAGCAGTCCCAAGGGTGGATTTCTCCACAGCAACGACAAACAGGGCACCTACCCCGACAGCTATTATGCTGCCACGGCGACGCCGCACGCGGTCCTGCCGTCTCTTGAGGGCGACCAATCCTGCGACATCTGCATCGTGGGTGGCGGCTACGCGGGCCTGTCGTCGGCGCTTCATCTGGCGCAAAAGGGCTACAAAGTCATCGTGCTGGAGGCCCACCGGGTGGGCTGGGGGGCTTCTGGCCGCAATGGCGGGCAGGTTTGCACTGGCCAGCGCCTTGATCAGGATGCGCTGGAATCCATGGTCGGCAAAGATGAAGCCCGCGCCTTGTGGGACATCTCGGTCGATGGCATCCAGATGGTGCGCGATCTGATCGAGACGCATAATATCGACTGCGATTTCAAACCCGGCACCCTGCATGTGGACCACAAGCCCCATTATGCACAAGAATCCCGCGCCTATGTCGACAAGCTCCATGCTAAGTATGGCTATGATCGGATCCGCTACGTGGATCAGGCCGAAGCACGAGAGATGGTGGGGAGCAACGCCTATTACGGCGGCATGCTGGATGACCTGTCCGGCCATCTGCATCCGCTCAATTACGCCCTCGGCCTATCAACTGCGGCGCAAGAAGCCGGTGCGGTGATATATGAGAATAGCGAGGTCGCCTCGGTCAAACGCGGGGCCAAGGTCACGGTTCAGTGCGCCCGGGGCAGTGTCACTGCTGATCATCTCATCCTTGCCTGCAACGGCTACATCGAAAATCTGATGCCAAAGGTCGCCGCACGGGTGATGCCGATGAACAATTACATCATCGCGACCGAGCCTTTGAGCGAAGAGCTAGCGCGCGAATTGATCCGCGATGATGTGGGCGTTGCGGACAGCAAGTTCGTTGTCAATTATTACCGGCTGTCGCAGGACCGGCGGCTGCTGTTTGGCGGCGGCGAGACCTACAGCTTCAAATTCCCTCAGGATATCAAATCCTTCGTTCGCCAACCGATGCTCGATATTTATCCGCAACTGAGGGATGTCCGCATCGATTATGGCTGGGGCGGCACCTTGGGGATCACGGTCAACCGCATGCCGTATTTCTCGAAGATCAACAAGAATATCGTCAATGCCAGCGGCTTCTCCGGTCACGGGCTGGCGATTGCCACCATCGCAGGGCAGATATTGGCGGATCTGATCGACGGGCAGGCAAGCCGGTTTGACACGATGGAGCATGTCCCGACCTATCCCTTCCCCGGCGGACGACACATGCGCCACGCCCTGCTTGTTATGGCCATGCTCTACTACAAGATGCGCGACAGGATCGGCACGCCCGCAAGGCCATGA
- a CDS encoding aldehyde dehydrogenase family protein produces MLDKRKFFIGGKWVDPISATDLDVINPATEEVIAVISMGSKDDANAAVAAANIAFPSFSQTTKAERIELLESIMTAYKARYDEMAEVISSEMGAPMTLSQNAQAKVGLGHLEGFIEALKSFDFESISANGDTILREPIGVCGLITPWNWPMNQMVLKIAPALATGCTLVLKPSELTPLSAMLYAEILSEAGVPDGVFNLVNGEGPVVGSALSCHPDIQMMSFTGSTRGGVAVTKDAADTVKRVALELGGKSPNIVFADVEDVQKSVSRGARSCFNNTGQSCNAPTRMLVEKSIYEDAMQIAAKTAEETAVGDPSKEGGHIGPLVSQLQYDKVQALIQKGIDEGATLLAGGIGKPEGRNVGYFCKPTIFGNATNEMTIAREEIFGPVLTMIPFEGEDEAIRIANDTPYGLAAYIETGDETRATRVAKTLKAGMVRINGTDLDWGSPFGGYKMSGLGREGGHFGLEDFLEIKAVTRP; encoded by the coding sequence ATGCTCGACAAACGCAAATTTTTCATTGGCGGCAAATGGGTCGATCCGATTTCCGCCACGGACCTCGATGTCATCAACCCGGCAACCGAGGAAGTGATTGCGGTCATATCCATGGGCAGCAAGGATGATGCGAACGCTGCGGTCGCGGCGGCCAATATTGCCTTCCCCAGCTTTTCGCAAACCACCAAGGCTGAGCGCATCGAGCTGCTCGAAAGCATCATGACCGCCTACAAGGCGCGCTATGACGAGATGGCGGAGGTCATTTCATCGGAGATGGGCGCGCCGATGACCTTGTCGCAAAACGCGCAGGCCAAGGTCGGCTTGGGGCATCTGGAAGGCTTCATTGAAGCGCTCAAGAGCTTTGATTTCGAAAGCATCAGCGCCAACGGTGACACGATCCTGCGCGAGCCCATCGGAGTGTGCGGCCTGATCACGCCGTGGAACTGGCCGATGAACCAGATGGTGCTGAAGATCGCACCAGCACTGGCCACCGGCTGCACCTTGGTGCTAAAGCCGTCCGAGCTGACCCCGCTCTCGGCCATGCTCTATGCCGAAATTCTGTCTGAGGCCGGTGTGCCGGACGGTGTCTTCAACCTTGTCAACGGCGAAGGGCCGGTTGTCGGCTCGGCCCTGTCCTGCCATCCCGACATTCAGATGATGTCTTTCACCGGCTCCACCCGCGGGGGTGTGGCTGTGACCAAGGATGCGGCGGATACGGTCAAGCGCGTCGCGCTTGAGCTGGGCGGTAAAAGCCCCAACATCGTCTTTGCCGATGTCGAAGATGTACAGAAATCCGTCAGTCGTGGGGCCCGGTCCTGCTTCAACAACACCGGCCAGTCCTGCAATGCACCCACCCGCATGCTGGTCGAAAAAAGCATCTATGAAGACGCCATGCAGATCGCGGCCAAGACCGCTGAGGAAACTGCCGTTGGTGATCCATCCAAGGAAGGTGGCCACATCGGCCCATTGGTCAGCCAGTTGCAATATGACAAGGTGCAGGCGCTGATCCAGAAAGGCATCGACGAGGGCGCAACCCTGCTCGCAGGCGGCATTGGCAAGCCCGAAGGCCGCAATGTGGGTTATTTCTGCAAGCCGACCATCTTTGGCAATGCGACGAACGAGATGACCATCGCCCGCGAGGAGATCTTCGGTCCCGTCCTGACCATGATCCCGTTCGAAGGTGAGGATGAGGCTATTCGCATCGCCAACGATACCCCCTATGGCCTAGCGGCCTATATCGAGACCGGCGACGAGACCCGAGCCACCCGCGTGGCCAAGACTTTGAAGGCTGGCATGGTGCGCATCAACGGCACCGATCTTGACTGGGGCAGCCCGTTCGGCGGCTATAAGATGAGCGGCTTGGGCCGCGAAGGCGGTCACTTCGGCCTTGAGGATTTCCTTGAAATCAAAGCCGTTACGCGGCCGTAA
- a CDS encoding gamma-glutamyl-gamma-aminobutyrate hydrolase family protein (Members of this family of hydrolases with an active site Cys residue belong to MEROPS family C26.) has product MTETFTLGILETGRPPEELADGYPSYAEMFARMVGATAPDHWDYQTYCPLDGELPASPTDCQAWLITGSKFGAYEDYPWIHALKDFIAKAYQAGVPMVGICFGHQILAESLGGKVLKSDKGWGVGRHGYHWQGEAPDWMAATDLGDKDDFSILAFHQDQVVTQPPEAKVIASSEFCEYAALAYGDQVISFQGHPEFGPEFVADLIESRRDAVLGDDVADLAMTSLETKIDKDAIGEGIVAFLKAREEDWKQKKAAKA; this is encoded by the coding sequence ATGACTGAAACTTTCACGCTCGGCATCCTGGAAACGGGACGCCCACCCGAAGAATTGGCAGATGGCTATCCTTCCTATGCCGAAATGTTCGCCCGGATGGTGGGGGCCACGGCACCGGACCATTGGGACTATCAAACTTATTGTCCGCTCGATGGTGAGTTGCCAGCAAGCCCGACGGACTGTCAGGCATGGCTGATCACGGGCTCCAAATTTGGCGCCTATGAGGATTACCCCTGGATCCATGCGCTCAAGGACTTCATTGCCAAGGCCTATCAGGCGGGCGTGCCGATGGTGGGTATCTGCTTTGGCCACCAGATCCTCGCCGAGAGTCTTGGGGGGAAGGTGCTCAAGTCCGACAAGGGCTGGGGCGTTGGTCGCCATGGCTACCACTGGCAAGGTGAGGCCCCGGACTGGATGGCGGCGACTGATCTGGGGGACAAGGATGACTTTTCGATCCTCGCCTTCCATCAGGATCAGGTGGTCACCCAACCGCCAGAGGCAAAGGTCATTGCCAGCAGTGAATTCTGCGAATACGCCGCCCTCGCTTATGGAGATCAGGTCATTTCCTTTCAGGGCCATCCCGAATTTGGTCCCGAATTTGTCGCGGACTTGATTGAGAGCCGCCGCGACGCTGTGCTGGGGGATGATGTGGCGGATCTGGCCATGACATCGCTTGAGACCAAGATTGACAAGGACGCAATCGGCGAAGGAATCGTCGCCTTTCTCAAGGCGCGCGAAGAAGACTGGAAACAAAAAAAGGCCGCTAAGGCCTGA
- a CDS encoding Xaa-Pro peptidase family protein yields the protein MSHAPLDPAIAAKRLDSLRSRMKQTATNLVALGPSSHMAWLSGVNPHGDERPVLLIVTADFCGFLMPALNVESARASTDLPFFTWSDDEGPAAALEALLEEAGAKKPGLSVVLDETMRADFALFLLDALDSPKRRFTEDTIGLLRTLKDEDESRRIKAAHLLNDAAVAAAFASLKVGMSEKDVEDLIAAHYKKNGAEMAFCAICFGENSAYPHHNSGNTTLKDNMPVLIDTGCILDGYPSDMTRTDFFGTPDEEFCKVFCVVEDAVTAALAAAKAGAKAQDVDLAARNTIAAAGYGDYFLHRCGHGLGIDIHEPPYITATSDRVLEEGNVFSIEPGIYLAGHFGVRLEEIVILKGDGCEIYSEMSRAMKLQD from the coding sequence ATGTCGCACGCCCCACTTGACCCGGCCATTGCCGCAAAACGCCTTGATTCTCTTCGCTCGCGCATGAAGCAGACGGCAACCAATCTGGTTGCCCTTGGTCCATCGAGCCACATGGCGTGGTTGTCAGGCGTCAATCCCCATGGCGATGAACGTCCCGTGCTTCTGATTGTCACCGCTGATTTCTGCGGTTTCCTGATGCCGGCGCTCAATGTGGAGTCCGCGCGCGCCTCAACCGATCTGCCCTTCTTCACCTGGAGCGACGATGAAGGCCCTGCAGCTGCCCTTGAGGCCTTGCTCGAGGAGGCAGGAGCAAAGAAGCCGGGCCTTTCGGTCGTGCTCGACGAGACCATGCGGGCCGACTTCGCGCTCTTCTTGCTCGATGCTCTGGATAGCCCCAAGCGGCGGTTTACCGAGGACACCATCGGCCTGTTGCGCACCTTGAAGGACGAAGATGAATCCCGCCGCATCAAGGCCGCACACCTGCTGAATGATGCAGCCGTGGCCGCGGCCTTTGCCAGCCTCAAGGTCGGCATGAGCGAAAAGGATGTCGAGGATCTGATCGCCGCCCATTACAAGAAAAACGGCGCAGAAATGGCCTTTTGTGCCATCTGCTTTGGTGAGAATTCCGCCTATCCCCATCACAATTCGGGCAACACGACCCTTAAGGACAATATGCCGGTGCTGATCGACACAGGCTGCATCCTTGATGGTTACCCCTCCGACATGACCCGCACGGACTTCTTCGGCACGCCTGACGAGGAATTCTGCAAAGTCTTCTGTGTGGTGGAAGACGCTGTCACGGCTGCTCTTGCCGCCGCCAAAGCTGGCGCCAAGGCGCAAGATGTTGATCTTGCGGCCCGCAACACCATCGCCGCTGCGGGGTATGGCGACTATTTCCTTCATCGCTGTGGCCATGGTCTTGGCATCGACATCCATGAGCCGCCCTATATCACGGCGACGTCGGACCGGGTGCTGGAAGAGGGCAACGTCTTCTCCATCGAGCCGGGCATCTATCTGGCTGGTCATTTCGGGGTGCGTCTTGAGGAAATTGTCATCCTTAAAGGGGATGGCTGCGAGATCTACTCCGAAATGTCCCGCGCCATGAAACTGCAGGATTGA
- a CDS encoding ABC transporter ATP-binding protein, giving the protein MSETILEVENLTTSFSVDGKWQSVVRNLDFTIDKGETVSIVGESGSGKSVTALSIMRLLQENTSRIEGSVRLSGKELLTLDEPAMRDVRGGDIGMIFQEPMTSLNPVIRTGFQVAEVLMRHRGMDRAAAEAETLRLFDLVRIPDAKKRMQEYPNSFSGGMRQRAMIAMALACQPKLLIADEPTTALDVTIQAQILELIKALQDDIGMAVMFITHDMGVVAEISDRVVVMLRGDKVEEAEVAPLFANPHHNYTKMLLGAVPRLGGLNESQTPRRFPVLDENGAGPEPDNEEDKRGRPILEVKNLSTQFKVHGGLFNRLVGNVHAVENVSFTIRRGETLALVGESGCGKSTTGRSLLRLVEPVEGDVIFEGQNITHAKQEELRSVRQRMQMIFQDPYGSLNPRKTVGSAIAEPMRVHGIRTASEANRRVGELLELVGLAPEHALRFPHEFSGGQRQRICIARSLALEPSLIVADESVSALDASIKAQVVNLMLELQQKFRLSYLFISHDIAVVERISHRIAVMLLGEIVEIGPRDEILRNPQHPYTKKLIEAVPIPDPLLAKERSGLITDELKSPVRAPDWVRPERKLVPVGEDHLVLDH; this is encoded by the coding sequence CTCCTTCTCCGTCGATGGAAAATGGCAATCCGTCGTTCGCAATCTCGACTTCACCATCGACAAGGGCGAGACCGTCTCCATCGTTGGCGAATCCGGGTCGGGCAAGTCCGTCACCGCCCTGTCGATCATGCGGCTTTTGCAGGAGAATACGTCCCGTATCGAAGGATCTGTGCGTCTCTCCGGCAAGGAACTTCTGACCCTTGACGAGCCGGCTATGCGCGATGTGCGCGGCGGTGATATCGGCATGATCTTTCAGGAGCCCATGACCAGCCTCAATCCGGTCATTCGCACCGGCTTTCAGGTCGCTGAAGTGCTCATGCGCCATCGGGGCATGGACCGCGCGGCGGCAGAGGCCGAAACCTTGCGGTTGTTCGATCTGGTGCGGATTCCGGATGCCAAGAAACGCATGCAGGAATATCCCAACAGCTTCTCTGGCGGGATGCGTCAGCGTGCGATGATCGCCATGGCGCTGGCCTGCCAGCCCAAGCTGCTGATTGCCGACGAACCCACCACCGCCCTCGATGTGACCATTCAGGCCCAGATCCTCGAACTGATCAAGGCCCTGCAGGATGACATCGGCATGGCGGTGATGTTCATCACCCATGACATGGGTGTGGTGGCCGAAATTTCCGATCGCGTCGTGGTGATGTTGCGCGGCGACAAGGTCGAGGAAGCCGAAGTCGCGCCGCTCTTTGCCAACCCGCATCACAATTACACCAAGATGCTGTTGGGGGCCGTGCCGCGCCTCGGCGGTCTGAATGAGTCCCAGACGCCGCGTCGGTTTCCAGTGCTGGATGAAAATGGTGCTGGACCCGAGCCGGACAACGAAGAAGACAAACGCGGCAGACCGATCCTTGAGGTGAAGAATCTCTCCACCCAGTTCAAGGTTCACGGCGGCCTGTTCAATCGTTTGGTCGGCAATGTCCATGCGGTGGAGAATGTCTCCTTCACCATTCGCCGCGGCGAGACGCTGGCGCTGGTGGGCGAATCCGGTTGCGGCAAATCCACGACCGGTCGGTCGCTGCTGCGTTTGGTGGAGCCGGTCGAGGGAGACGTGATCTTCGAAGGCCAGAACATCACCCACGCCAAGCAAGAAGAATTGCGCAGCGTGCGCCAGCGCATGCAGATGATCTTTCAGGACCCCTACGGCTCCCTCAACCCCAGAAAGACCGTTGGCTCGGCCATTGCCGAACCCATGCGCGTTCATGGCATCCGCACCGCATCAGAGGCCAATCGCCGCGTTGGCGAACTGCTCGAACTGGTTGGCCTTGCGCCCGAACACGCGCTTCGCTTTCCCCATGAGTTTTCGGGTGGCCAGCGCCAGCGCATCTGTATTGCGCGCAGTCTCGCGCTGGAACCAAGCCTCATCGTGGCCGACGAATCCGTCTCCGCCCTCGATGCCTCGATCAAGGCGCAGGTGGTCAATCTGATGCTGGAGCTGCAACAAAAATTCCGCCTCAGCTATCTCTTTATCAGTCATGACATTGCGGTGGTGGAAAGGATCAGCCATCGCATCGCGGTGATGCTCCTTGGTGAGATTGTCGAGATCGGCCCGCGTGACGAAATCTTGCGCAATCCGCAGCATCCCTACACCAAGAAGCTCATCGAGGCGGTGCCGATCCCCGATCCGCTGCTTGCCAAGGAGCGCAGCGGCCTCATCACCGACGAACTGAAAAGCCCGGTGCGTGCGCCAGACTGGGTGCGGCCCGAGCGCAAGCTTGTGCCCGTGGGGGAAGATCATCTCGTGCTTGACCACTGA